In Pseudomonas sp. MYb327, one DNA window encodes the following:
- the paoA gene encoding aldehyde dehydrogenase iron-sulfur subunit PaoA, protein MTISRRELLIVGVVTAAAVILPPFISAQAAAANAALPVKTKVSIWVNGTQQQMELDTRTTLLDLLREHLQLTGTKKGCDHGQCGACTVIVDGRRINSCLTLAVMHEGSKVTTIEGLGTPDKLHPMQAAFIKHDGYQCGYCTPGQICSAVAVLGEIRDGIPSHASPSLTEPPKLIASELQERMSGNICRCGAYSNIIQAITEVAEASA, encoded by the coding sequence ATGACGATTTCCCGACGAGAACTGCTGATCGTGGGCGTGGTGACCGCAGCCGCTGTGATCCTGCCTCCCTTCATTTCCGCGCAAGCAGCGGCCGCCAACGCCGCGCTTCCCGTCAAGACCAAAGTGTCGATCTGGGTGAACGGCACGCAGCAACAAATGGAACTCGACACCCGCACTACCCTGCTTGACCTGTTGCGCGAACACTTGCAGCTCACCGGCACCAAAAAAGGTTGCGACCACGGCCAGTGCGGCGCCTGCACGGTCATTGTCGACGGTCGGCGGATCAATTCCTGCCTGACCCTGGCGGTGATGCACGAAGGCTCGAAGGTCACCACCATTGAAGGACTCGGTACGCCGGATAAGTTGCACCCGATGCAGGCGGCGTTCATCAAGCATGACGGCTATCAATGCGGCTATTGCACACCGGGGCAGATCTGCTCGGCGGTCGCGGTGCTGGGGGAAATCCGCGACGGCATTCCCAGCCACGCCAGCCCAAGCCTCACCGAACCGCCGAAGCTGATCGCCAGCGAACTCCAGGAACGCATGAGCGGCAATATCTGCCGCTGCGGTGCGTACTCCAACATCATCCAAGCGATCACCGAAGTCGCGGAGGCCAGCGCATGA
- a CDS encoding class I SAM-dependent methyltransferase, with product MTPDALATLREHLLTALAAAPAETRRMFHGRGRCWPGLEQLTVDWLQGVVLVALFKEPEAAQLEALKQLLQELTQSAEWTQSGAHTLLLQHRYLLQSTTEWLLGEEVDELTIVEGGLKYRVDLGRKQNTGLFLDMRYGRDWVRANTAGKRVLNLFAYTCGFSVAAIEGGATHVVNLDMSSPALSRGRDNHRLNGHDLGKVTFLGHDLFKSWGKVIGKGPYDLVIIDPPSFQKGSFLLTKDYQRVLRRLPELLAENGSVLACMNDPAFGADFLIDGVTREAPSLRFEQRLDNPPEFPDADVECGLKALVFTLAD from the coding sequence ATGACCCCTGACGCCCTCGCCACCCTCCGTGAACATTTGCTGACCGCCCTGGCGGCCGCTCCTGCCGAAACCCGCCGTATGTTCCACGGGCGCGGCCGCTGCTGGCCGGGGCTCGAACAATTGACTGTGGATTGGTTGCAAGGCGTCGTGCTGGTGGCGCTGTTCAAGGAGCCGGAAGCGGCGCAGCTGGAGGCGTTGAAACAGCTTTTGCAGGAGCTCACGCAATCAGCCGAATGGACACAATCCGGTGCGCACACCCTACTGCTGCAGCATCGCTACCTGCTGCAAAGCACCACCGAATGGTTGCTCGGGGAAGAAGTCGACGAGCTGACAATTGTCGAAGGCGGCCTGAAGTATCGAGTGGACCTGGGGCGCAAACAGAACACCGGCCTGTTCCTCGACATGCGCTACGGCCGCGACTGGGTGCGCGCTAATACGGCGGGCAAACGGGTGCTGAACCTGTTCGCCTACACCTGTGGCTTCTCGGTGGCGGCCATCGAAGGTGGCGCAACCCATGTGGTCAACCTCGACATGTCGAGCCCGGCCCTGAGCCGTGGTCGCGACAATCACCGGCTCAACGGCCATGACCTGGGCAAGGTGACTTTTCTCGGCCATGACCTGTTCAAGTCCTGGGGCAAGGTAATCGGCAAGGGGCCGTACGACCTGGTCATCATCGACCCGCCATCGTTCCAGAAAGGCAGTTTTTTGCTGACCAAGGACTATCAACGCGTGCTGCGTCGCCTGCCTGAACTGCTCGCTGAAAACGGCAGCGTACTTGCCTGCATGAACGACCCGGCGTTCGGGGCAGACTTCCTCATCGACGGCGTCACTCGTGAAGCGCCGAGCCTGCGCTTTGAACAGCGCCTGGACAATCCGCCGGAGTTTCCGGATGCGGATGTTGAGTGTGGTTTGAAGGCGTTGGTGTTTACCCTGGCGGATTAA
- a CDS encoding xanthine dehydrogenase family protein subunit M yields MRPFTYLHARSPAEAASLAAQVSGSRFIAGGTNLLDLMKLDIETPTQLIDVNDLALDRIEATPEGGLRIGALVRNTDLAADARIRKDYGVLSRALLAGASGQLRNMATTAGNLLQRTRCPYFYDTHQACNKRQPGSGCAAIGGFSRQLGIIGVSDACIATHPSDMAVAMRVLDAQVETVRPDGTTRVIAIADLHRLPGNTPNIETTLLAHELITAVTLPAPIGGTHLYQKVRDRASYAFALVSVAAVIQQDGSGRVALGGVAHKPWRVETAETAMNKGAKALTEQLLAGATPTHENAFKLTLVERTLASVMAQARAQA; encoded by the coding sequence ATGAGGCCCTTTACCTATTTACACGCCCGGTCGCCAGCCGAAGCCGCCTCGCTCGCCGCGCAGGTCAGCGGCTCGCGATTCATCGCGGGCGGCACCAACCTGCTGGACCTGATGAAGTTGGACATCGAGACGCCGACGCAACTGATCGACGTCAACGACCTGGCGCTGGACCGCATTGAAGCCACGCCCGAAGGTGGCCTCAGAATCGGTGCACTGGTGCGCAACACCGACCTCGCTGCCGACGCACGCATCCGCAAGGATTACGGTGTTCTTTCCCGCGCCCTTCTCGCCGGCGCCTCTGGCCAGTTGCGCAACATGGCCACCACTGCCGGCAACCTGCTGCAACGCACGCGCTGTCCGTACTTCTATGACACCCATCAAGCCTGCAACAAGCGCCAGCCCGGCAGTGGCTGCGCCGCCATTGGCGGGTTCAGTCGGCAACTGGGAATTATCGGCGTCAGCGACGCCTGCATTGCCACCCATCCCAGCGACATGGCCGTGGCGATGCGTGTGCTTGATGCCCAGGTCGAGACGGTCCGACCCGATGGCACCACACGCGTGATCGCCATCGCCGATCTGCATCGTCTACCCGGCAATACGCCAAACATTGAAACCACATTGCTGGCGCATGAGTTGATTACCGCTGTGACCTTGCCGGCGCCGATTGGCGGCACGCACCTCTATCAGAAAGTGCGCGACCGCGCCTCTTACGCATTCGCCCTTGTCTCGGTGGCTGCGGTAATCCAGCAGGACGGCTCGGGCCGCGTTGCTCTCGGTGGGGTCGCGCATAAACCATGGCGCGTGGAAACCGCTGAAACAGCGATGAACAAAGGCGCTAAAGCGCTCACGGAACAACTGCTGGCCGGCGCCACACCCACCCATGAAAACGCCTTCAAACTGACCCTGGTCGAGCGCACGCTCGCTTCGGTGATGGCGCAAGCGAGGGCTCAGGCATGA
- the paoC gene encoding aldehyde oxidoreductase molybdenum-binding subunit PaoC — translation MKFDTPATTNPIDQGKVIGHPTTRVEGSLKTTGQAPYAYEHHDAVPNQAYGVVVGSAIAKGRIAAMNLEAAQSSPGVIAIVTAANAGKLGKGKYNTAKLLGGPQIQHYHQAVALVVAQTFEQARAAAERVDITYSSTEGTFDLASSRDSAVEPKEQMADTLHGDFETAFAAAPVQLDETYTTPDQAHAMMEPMASMAAWDGDRLTLWTSNQMIDWSVTDLASTLGIPKKNVRLISPYIGGGFGGKLFIRSDAILAALGARMAGRPVKVALARPLIFNNCTHRPATIQRIRIGAGSDGKITAMAHEGWSGDLPGGKVELAAQPSKLLYAGENRRVTMRLSILDLPEGNAMRAPGETPGMMALEIAMDEMAEKLKLDPIEFRIINDTQVDPVKPDRPFSQRHLIECLRTGADRFGWNQRHAQPATQREGRWLIGMGVGVAFRNNLLVKSGARVRLNDQGIVTVETDMTDIGTGSYTIIAQTAAEMLGVSLDNVVVRLGDSSFPVSAGSGGQFGGNCSTAGVYAACVKLREAVAQRLGVNVDDAEFVGGEVHAGGKNMPLRNAAQSGEIVAEDSIEFGELSKKYQQSTFGAHFVEVAVDRATGETRVRRMLAVCAAGRILNPTSARSQVIGAMTMGVGAALMEDLVVDKRLGFFVNHDLAGYEVPVHADIPHQEVIFLDETDPISSPMKAKGVGELGICGVSAAIANAVYNATGIRVREYPITLDKMLDKLPPMI, via the coding sequence ATGAAGTTCGACACCCCTGCCACCACCAATCCCATCGACCAAGGCAAGGTCATCGGCCACCCCACCACGCGCGTCGAAGGGTCGCTGAAAACCACCGGGCAGGCGCCTTACGCCTACGAACACCACGACGCCGTGCCGAACCAGGCCTATGGCGTGGTGGTCGGTTCTGCCATCGCCAAGGGGCGCATCGCCGCGATGAACCTGGAAGCTGCGCAGTCATCGCCGGGGGTGATCGCCATCGTTACCGCCGCCAATGCCGGCAAGCTCGGCAAAGGCAAATACAACACCGCCAAGTTGCTTGGTGGGCCGCAGATTCAGCACTACCACCAGGCCGTGGCGCTGGTGGTCGCGCAAACCTTCGAACAGGCTCGAGCCGCCGCAGAGCGAGTGGACATTACCTACTCCAGCACGGAAGGCACCTTCGATCTCGCCAGCTCTCGCGACTCGGCCGTTGAACCCAAGGAGCAAATGGCAGACACGCTGCACGGCGATTTTGAAACCGCGTTCGCGGCGGCCCCGGTGCAACTCGACGAAACCTACACGACGCCCGACCAGGCCCACGCCATGATGGAGCCCATGGCTTCGATGGCCGCCTGGGATGGCGACCGCCTGACGTTGTGGACATCGAACCAGATGATTGATTGGTCGGTCACCGACCTGGCGAGCACCCTCGGCATACCGAAGAAAAACGTGCGCCTGATCTCGCCGTACATCGGCGGTGGATTCGGTGGCAAATTGTTCATCCGTTCCGACGCGATCCTTGCAGCGCTCGGCGCGCGCATGGCCGGCCGGCCGGTGAAAGTGGCGCTGGCGCGGCCACTGATCTTCAACAATTGCACCCACCGCCCGGCGACCATCCAACGCATCCGCATCGGAGCCGGCAGCGACGGCAAGATCACCGCAATGGCCCACGAAGGCTGGTCCGGCGATTTACCAGGCGGCAAGGTGGAACTGGCCGCGCAACCGAGCAAATTGTTGTACGCCGGGGAAAACCGCCGCGTGACCATGCGCCTGTCCATACTCGATTTGCCGGAAGGCAACGCCATGCGCGCACCGGGTGAAACGCCGGGCATGATGGCACTGGAAATTGCCATGGACGAGATGGCGGAAAAGCTGAAACTCGACCCTATCGAATTTCGAATCATCAATGACACCCAAGTCGATCCCGTGAAGCCGGATCGGCCTTTTTCCCAGCGCCATTTGATCGAATGCCTGCGCACCGGGGCTGATCGTTTTGGCTGGAACCAACGGCATGCGCAACCGGCCACACAGCGCGAGGGCCGCTGGCTGATCGGCATGGGGGTCGGTGTCGCCTTTCGCAACAATCTGCTGGTGAAGTCCGGGGCGCGTGTTCGCTTGAATGATCAGGGAATCGTAACGGTGGAAACCGACATGACCGACATCGGCACCGGCAGCTACACGATCATTGCCCAGACGGCGGCGGAGATGCTGGGTGTCAGCCTCGACAACGTCGTGGTGAGATTGGGCGATTCGAGCTTTCCAGTGTCTGCAGGCTCAGGTGGTCAGTTCGGTGGCAACTGCTCGACCGCCGGGGTGTATGCCGCGTGCGTCAAACTGCGTGAGGCCGTGGCGCAACGCCTCGGCGTGAACGTCGACGACGCTGAATTCGTCGGTGGCGAGGTCCACGCTGGAGGAAAAAACATGCCGTTGCGCAACGCGGCACAGTCCGGCGAAATCGTCGCTGAAGACAGCATCGAGTTCGGCGAACTGAGCAAGAAGTATCAACAATCGACCTTTGGCGCGCACTTTGTGGAAGTGGCGGTCGACAGAGCCACCGGAGAAACCCGCGTGCGCCGGATGCTGGCGGTGTGCGCAGCCGGGCGCATTCTCAACCCGACCTCGGCCCGCAGCCAGGTCATCGGCGCAATGACCATGGGCGTCGGCGCGGCGCTGATGGAAGACCTGGTGGTGGACAAGCGCCTCGGCTTTTTCGTGAATCATGACCTGGCCGGATACGAAGTGCCGGTGCACGCCGACATCCCCCACCAGGAGGTAATTTTCCTCGATGAAACCGACCCGATTTCCTCGCCGATGAAAGCCAAGGGCGTTGGCGAACTGGGTATTTGCGGGGTCAGTGCAGCCATCGCCAATGCGGTGTACAACGCGACGGGAATTCGTGTGCGTGAATACCCGATCACGCTGGACAAGATGCTGGATAAATTGCCGCCGATGATTTGA
- a CDS encoding GNAT family N-acetyltransferase — protein sequence MPQITHYKSPCPEHINSQILQMVVDNLTDISMVAIPPSNLLYNVYQYAIGYEVHLYLEALNGAKGIEVELLVATDLDDPEKVVGFLLYLPVKDDTDACGVAYMAVDASHRRQGIARRMLREMVGRYPHAELTCAVAKVPYFESMGFQVVGTRATQVLMNTRDHGSNGLMAQLDVAPIYSSLEVRQIHTYLLQKHGKRAMLDAEKQRDRHLDQITRKASEFVRERLGEHE from the coding sequence ATGCCCCAGATCACCCACTACAAATCTCCGTGCCCCGAGCACATCAATAGTCAGATCCTGCAAATGGTGGTCGACAACCTGACCGACATCAGCATGGTTGCGATCCCGCCAAGCAACCTGTTGTACAACGTGTACCAATACGCCATCGGCTACGAGGTGCACCTGTATCTGGAAGCGCTGAACGGGGCGAAAGGGATTGAGGTGGAATTGCTGGTCGCCACGGACCTGGATGACCCGGAAAAAGTCGTCGGATTCCTGCTGTACCTGCCGGTCAAGGACGATACGGACGCGTGCGGCGTGGCCTATATGGCCGTGGACGCCAGCCATCGCCGACAAGGGATTGCGCGCCGGATGCTGCGGGAGATGGTCGGCCGTTATCCGCATGCCGAGCTGACCTGTGCGGTGGCCAAGGTGCCGTACTTTGAGTCGATGGGCTTCCAGGTGGTGGGTACACGCGCCACCCAAGTGTTGATGAACACCCGCGACCACGGCAGCAATGGTTTGATGGCGCAGCTGGATGTGGCACCGATCTACAGTTCGCTGGAGGTGCGGCAGATTCATACCTACCTGCTGCAAAAGCACGGCAAACGGGCGATGCTCGATGCGGAGAAACAGCGTGATCGGCACCTGGATCAGATAACGCGCAAAGCCAGTGAGTTTGTCCGCGAGCGATTGGGCGAACACGAATAA